The following DNA comes from candidate division KSB1 bacterium.
GTCCATTTCCATAAAAAGCGTGGTGCAATTCCCTCTAATAAGCTTTGTTGCGTCAAGTCATACGCACAGACTTTATTTTGAAGCGCAGAAAAAGGGGCGATTTCGCATTCAAAACCAACATCCGCATTGTTTCTTTTGGTAAAAAAATTACAAATTTTATCTGAGATCAATCGATAGATAATTGGGCCGGCTTGGTCTCTGAATCAGGACATTGGGAGGCGGCAAAAAAATTATGGATCTTCTTTGGTCAATAGCGCGGACGCTGGAATTCTTTTTACCGACATACTCAGCAAATCAACATATATCTGACCACCATTTACCAAACGGGATGACTTCAGTCGCATTGAAATTTAGTAAAATTTTACCACAGCGTTCAAAGTGAGGCTTACCATGAAAAGTTCCATTTTCATTTGCTCATTGGCCATGTTGTCGCTTGGACTAATCACTTTGATAAGCTGCGAGGGGCAAGCGCCAGTTTCGCCGCAAGCTGAAGACACAGAATCCATCGTGCGCCATGAACGCGACATCAGCAGCAACGAAGCTTGGCCGGCAGATAAGACCCATATTGTCAGAGCGGAACTTCGTGTGACCAACGCCATTTTAAAAATCGCCCCTGGCACAACTGTGCAATTTGAACAAAATGCTGGGATCATTGTGGATCGAGCGGCCGGCCTAATTGCTGATGGCTCGGAACAGCCCATCATCTTCACAAGCAGCGATACCACTAAAGGCAACTGGAATTACATTTATTTTTCATCAGATGCCCTGCATGATAGCTGCCGCATGATCAATTGTTCCCTCCAATATGCTGGCGGCGACCCAATCCTGAACGCTGCAATTGTCTGTAATGATGCGACCCCCACCATTGTCGGATGTAAAATTAGTCATAGTCCCAATGTCGGAATTAAATTGATAGGGGATTGCCGAGGCATCACACTTGAGAACAACACGATTACCAATTGTGATTTTGTGCCGATCCAGACTGATATTTACAATGTTTCATCGATTGGCTCCAACGCTTATCAGGCTAACGGGTTAAATCAAATCCGAATCATCAAATCAGAATTGGACTTCGATGACCATTGGCGCTACCCTGGCGTACCTTTTCGGTTGGCCGATGGCTTAAATATAACCAATGCGCGACTCACGATAGATCCTGCGGCTGAACTGATTTTTGAAGCTGATGAATCGCTGATCGTCAGTCATGGTGGCGCGATTCAGGCGGTCGGAGATCCAACATCCCCCATTGTGTTCACTGGATCCAGTTTAGGTAGCTGGAACGGAGTTCATTTCCTCAGTTCTTCAAATTTCCGCAATACGCAATTGTCTCATTGCATTATCGAGCATGCAGGCAGAGATGCTCATTATCGTGCCAACCTTGTTTTGGACCGCGCCTGGCCAATCATCACCAATTGTTTGATCCACCGGAGCAGCGGCTATGGTGTGTACATTATTGGACCGATCAAAGCAGGTTTTTTCCAAAATAATCGCATCACACAGAATGCTTTAGCTCCGCTCAGCGTCTCGGCCAACGCCGTGGCTGGTCTCACATCTGGAGATTACCATGGGAATGGAAACGATTGGATTGAGGTACGAGGGGCACCTTTGGAGAAACCGATCACTAGCGACTGCTATTGGGATCGAATGGATTTGCCCTATTTCATTACAGGGATGCTTCAGATCCAATCCGCAACGCTCTTTTTGTCCCCTGGTACAGAACTGCTCATGGCAGAACATAGTGGGATCGAAATTTTAAGTCAAGGTGGATTGATCGCTGATGGCACTTCACGACAGATTACGATTACGGCTGCCCGGCCCACACCCGGCTTTTGGGATGGCATTTTTTTTACCCGTGCTGCCAATGCTTCCCATTGCCAACTGATCCGATGCAGAATCGCTTACGCTGGCGCCGATGCCCGCCGACCCGGCATCATTTGGTGCGATAATATCTCCCCAATCATCCGCTCTTGTAGCATCGAATATAGCCTTGGTTATGGAATTTACCTTGTAGGCAATTCAAATATTGTCGATTTGCAAAGCAACTGGTTCATCGCCAATGCGAAAGGCAACTATTATCAGCATCCTTAAGATCGCGGAACATTTGAACCGCTGAAATGTTAAAGTGGGTTGATCTTTGGTAACATTCATCAGAAACTCAACCGGACTTTATAATCACAAATTTTTATGCGAAAAATACTGCATTCCATTTTTAAACTTCGACTGGAAGAGTTCATTGCAATTCTGTTTTTTCTCCCCATGGTTTTTCTTACCTCAAAAGCTTACTTCTTTTTTTTAGAACAAGGAAAAGTACCAAAGCGAATTTCAGGTGATTTGCAGCGCATCTGGATCACGATAGTGGTTTTCATCATTTTCATTATCCTGCTCAGGGTGAAAAAAAACTGGCGCTTTATTCGAGATTGGCTGCCGTTTGGTTTCTGTATTGCGATTTATACAAACCTCCACGATACCGTCCATTTCGCCAACCCAGCCGACGTGCAACATTGGTTGATCAAAATCGATCAATGGATGTTTGGGGTGCAGCCTTGCGTTTGGGCAGAACGCTTCATCCATCCAACTTTGACCGATATCTTCATAGCAGCCTATGCGAACTATTTTGTCCTAAATATCTGTGTCGCCGTGGTGCTCTATTTTCAGAAACGATATCAGGAATTTCGTTATACTTTGGTCACGACTATTATTTGTTATTACATCGGATATTTCCTTTTCATCATTTTTCCCGCTGCGCCACCTCGGATAGTGCTCAAACCCTTTTTCACTGTCAGCTTGCAGGGCCATATTTTGGAGCCAATCAAACATGCTATCGAGGTCTCAGCTCAGGATAGCCGCGGCGCATTTCCCTCCTTGCACTGCGCTGTTAGCTTCGTCTCCATGTTTTTCGGCTGGCGCTACTTGCGCTGGATGTTCTGGGTCATGGTGCCTATGGTGATCATGCTGGTGGTATCCACCATTTACTTGCGCCATCATTATGTCATTGATCTGATCGCTGGACTGGGATTAGCCTTCTTTGCTTTTTGGATTGGTCCGAAGGTGGAGGATTGGTGGAATCAGTTGAAGAAAAAATATGGGCAAAATGCTATTATCGGTTGACTATGTTTTTTCGATGCAATGATAAGTCGCTTTTCCAATTTCCGATGAATCATCTTCAAAAAAAAACGCTCCTTCGATGGACATTTTGTTTTACATTTGGTTCAAAAAATTTGCATATAAAGTTGGCAAATGTTCGAAGAAGAGATAAGCAAAAATTTTGCTTTTCTAGACAAACTTTATTGATTATCTCATTTCTCTCTGATCGCCCTCTTGTCGCATTATCAATAAAGAAAATCTGCCACCTTA
Coding sequences within:
- a CDS encoding phosphatase PAP2 family protein, with the protein product MVFIIFIILLRVKKNWRFIRDWLPFGFCIAIYTNLHDTVHFANPADVQHWLIKIDQWMFGVQPCVWAERFIHPTLTDIFIAAYANYFVLNICVAVVLYFQKRYQEFRYTLVTTIICYYIGYFLFIIFPAAPPRIVLKPFFTVSLQGHILEPIKHAIEVSAQDSRGAFPSLHCAVSFVSMFFGWRYLRWMFWVMVPMVIMLVVSTIYLRHHYVIDLIAGLGLAFFAFWIGPKVEDWWNQLKKKYGQNAIIG